A segment of the Cricetulus griseus strain 17A/GY chromosome 6, alternate assembly CriGri-PICRH-1.0, whole genome shotgun sequence genome:
AGTCTGCTTTgattttgccttacagaagcttttctgtttcaggaggtctcatttattaattgtcaatctcagtgtctatgctactggtgttatgttcaggaagtggtcttctgtgccaattcattcaagggtacctcccactttctcttctaagaggttcagtgtggctggatttatgttaaggtctttgatccatttggagttacgttttgtgcatggtgatctatctgcagtcttctacatgtcctcatCCATTTATGctaccaccatttgttgaagatgctttcttattttcattgtatagttttagcatctttgtcaaaaattaggtgttcataggtgtgtgggttaacatcagggtcttcaattcggtCCCCTTGGGCTAAATGTCTATTTtttgccaatgccaagctgttttcattactatagctctatagtagagcttgaagtcagggatggtaatgcctccagaagttcctttattgtacagaattgttttgcatattctgggtcttttgtttattcatataatgttgagagttgtcctttcaaggtctgtgaagaaaatTATCCAGTTATCATGAATATTAGCTTTACCTTGTCAGTCTTAATGTGTTATTTGCCACAAATCCTATATGTGAAGAATGTGTGCAAAAGAAAGGGTGTTCAAGGCACATAAAAATTCAGGTATCATGATATTCTAGGCAGTTTCATGTTTCTTCTGAAACCCTGCTAGGATTCTGGATATTATATATTTGCTGTTGTGGAGTTTTTCTTTACTCTCTAAAGTCTAGCATGCTTATAATGTAAAACTCTACGACTGTATGTGATTTTGTaactgaattacatgacaattttAATGCCATCTACTATATATTGGTATGATGGTTGTGACAGCAAAATAATCAATGCATTCATCTAGGAAATAATAAGACAATGTTAAATGTGATATAACAACCTATATTTTCTATCCATGTTAATCAAATAAAGCATGGTGCCCTAGAGCTTTGTTAAATGTCTGGTGTATGTGTAAATGGTTTGTCATCATCATGGgacatttctgatttttattaaacTCTTCTTCCCTAATTTCCACACTGAATAGATTTCATactttgaaatttatttctttctgtgtgtagctGTACATGCTGTGGTGTGCTGTTTAACTCGGAAGACATCTTTTTGGCCCTCATCTTCTACCATATGACTCCACTGTCctaattcaggtcatcaggtttcaGATCAGTTACCTTTTCATACTCAGTCATCTTATCAACCTTGGATATTTATGAATCATTGTTTCACTAACATTATAAGCATAACTTCAATATTGATTTGTCAAGAAACTGAAGGAGATTAAACTTCAAGGTGAGATCCTACATCCTAAATAAGCAGTGttagtgtttaaaaaataaaatgtatatggttattttcaagttttatatgctaacaaatatttctattatatatatatatatatatgtgtgtgtgtgtgtgtgtgtgtgtgtgtgtgtgtgtgtgtttgtgtaaataaaattatttctgcaaCTAAAACcccaattgaaaacaaaacatgacaatCATTTCAATGACTtacattataatatattattctgagtattttgaaagataatataggctggcacatgcccttaatcccagcacttgggagacataggcaggcagatctctatgaattccaggccagcctagtctacagagctacttccaggacaggctccagagcaatacagagaaaccctgtctcaaaaataaaaaacaaaactgtggggagccacagccccaagatggcgcctggctggatgccagggagatggagcttagctgtaaacaagccttatttggaagctcTTAGTgcatctggtgtgcctcctcctgctgtgacctatccaggatcACCAGGTagcatgagctaattgggtaatgagcttgcttttaagggcttgctgagggggctgggagagggagaagctgatgtacaaggttcctagataaactgcttaaagaagagtcatggtcatgtttctcttgctggtcgagatagacgcaacacaaaacaaagcaaaacacccaataactaaataaataaaaataaaaaataatataggaTGGAATCATTCAATTTGCATCCACTAAGACTTGTTTCTAGCCTTTGTTCTGTGAGATTCCTGCTATCTAAATCATATTTGGTGATGGTTCATCCATTTTTCCTGCTGAGCAGcattataataaaaaaatgtattaaaagttatttatatAACACCAAATGACAGTAGTCTGATCAATTTCTATACACTTTGGTGTATATATAAAATTAGTCTAATATGGTATAAAACAGGGAATGTGATTTTTAGGGGGTTGTAAGACAAGTATGTGTCAAAGAATCTCCCATTGAATGCCAACTTTTCccctttttttaattagaaaggaaattattttacatgtcaatcccagatccctctccctgccctcctcccctgccccccaaactaataccctacctatcccataacctttctgctccccagggagggtgaggccttccataggggtgtcttcaaagtctgtcatattctttgggatagggcctaggccaaccccctagtgtctaggctcagggagtatccctccatgtgggatgggctcctaaagtccattcctatggtatcgagaagtactgatccactacaagaggccccatagttttccaaggtctcctcactgacacccacattcagggggtctggatcagtcccatgctggtttcccagctatcagtctggggaccaagactgttaaggtcagctgtttctgtgggtttcaccagcctggtttgtacccctttgctcatcaatcctccttctctgcatctggatttcagttcagttcaaggtttagctgtgggtgtctgcttctacttccaccagttgctggatgaaggctatatgatggcatatgaattagtaaTCAATCCCatcatcaggagagggcatttaaggtatcctctcctttgtttcttagattgttagctggtgtcatctttgtagctctgcagacatttccttagtgtctgatttctctttgaacttataatgtctccttctattatattatctcttatcttgctttcttctgttcttcccccaactcaacctccctgtcccatcatgtctacctcacccctcttcttctccctttctcatttatGCTGGAggggttgtggagaaaggggaatacttctccactgctggtgggagtgccaaaacttacagccactttggaaatatgtatggtgattcctcaggtaATGGGAGTCTATCACAAGACctagaaattccactcttaggcctatacccaaaagatgcacattcctacaacaaggacatctgttcaactatgttcattgcagcattatttgtaatagccagaacctagaaacaacctaggtgcccctcaactgaagaatagataaagaaaatgaggtagatatacacaatggagtactactcagtgggaaaaaaagaaagcaattgaatcttgaaattcgcaggcaaatagatggaactagaagaaaccattctgagccaggtaacccagtcacaaaaagacaggcattgtttGTACTGTGGATTGACCtagatagagtaaaggattgccagcctgcagcccaggctgccggagaggctggtaaacaaggaggaccctaagagagacatacattttccccttgagaaggggaaagggacaaaatctcctgagcaaattgggagcatgagaggtaAGTAGGTGAATGCCAATTTTTATTACTAAATGATGAGCTATCCATCCCAATAAACACTTGAAATTAACACTGTTATTCTTTTTACCTTAGTCCTCGATTAGCAGAGTCACAGAACTGCTGTCATATATTAACTTTTTTGACTGAATGATGTATTATTTAAATTCTGTGATATGTGTGGACAGCTGGTGAGGCTTTTTCAGAAGCAGACTCCCAGGGATGTCATTGTCAGTGTCATTGCAGGTCAAATCAGTActcaaatatcatttttttttcagaagagttCCTTGGTATTATTACAGCTACATTTTAAGCCTTCCCAGGATTAATCTGGTATTACATGACAGTAGGATCCACAGGTATGCAGAGAATAATTATCGAAGCTGGAAAGTTCCACATATTTAATTTGCTGTGGGCCATTATTTAACAAAAGGGGAAAATATTCAATAAGGGAGAATTGTGGGCAGAATACCACAGTCACTTAGAGTACATTGAATTTCTACCTGAAAGAATAATTACAGGAATCTCTAGAGTTGGAAAGCAATTGCCTCTGATGTGAAAACAGGATGTCCACTTACACATATAGCATGTTTGGATAGACAACACATCACTGTTGTATGTTTCTGTGCTCATTTGTTGTAACTAAGAACTGAAACTAATTCTTCAAATATATAGTGCTAAGTTTTCAGTGACAAAGCTGAAGGAAAAGTACTGAGAGTTTAGACATGCCTATAGTGTTGATCTCTTACACAGTCACTGGTGACAGCATATTTGGGTCATTCTACTTTCAGTTACTTGCTCTCCTAGGTGTGTATGAAATTTAGAGAAATATAGAAGGACAGGAATAGGCTGTTTATTGAAGACAACAATTCATGTAGATGtaagactttttaattttttaatataaataagaaagaagcttgttttgcatgtcaatcccagttccctctccatcccctgctCCCTgtccccccaccaatccccatcccaccccatttctgctccccagggatggtgagtccttccactggggatcttaaaagtctgtcatcatttggagcagggcgtagactctcccccatgtgtctaggctgagagagtattcttctatgtagaatgggctcccaaaatccattcatatactagggataaatactgattcactactagaggccacatagattgcccaggcctcctaaatgatacccacattcaagggATCTGGCtcggtcctatgttggtttcccagctatcagtctgggacccaTAAGATCcacattgttcaggtcagtttttttctgtgggtttctaatGACTGGTCTTGATCGTTTtactcattactcctccctctctgcaactggattccagagttcagctcagtgtttagctgtgggtgtctgcttcagcttccatcagctactggatgaattctctaggatggcatataaggtagtcatcaatctcattatgggagaagggcattttaggtagccttTCTGCTATTGCTGAGATTgatagttggggtcaaccttgtagatctctgaacatttccctagtgccagatttctttttaaacctataatggctccctctattatggtatctcttttcttgctctcctctattcttcccgcaactcaatcttcctgtttcctcaatAGAAAAAGATTTATGACATATGTTTTCATTGCAATTattacaaaatcaaaaataaatgggAAGTTTATTCGGGATCTCTATCAAATTTTATATAGGTAATGAATTTTCTAAGTGATATTAccacttgattttttaaatttttagctaTTCAAGTTGAGAACtataccaggcagtggtggcacacacctttaataccaacacttaggaggcagagacaggcagatctctgtgagtttgaggccatcctggtctacatgttAGTTTCAGGActgctagggctgttacacaaagaagccctgtctcaaaaaatcaaaaaacaaacaaagaaaaaaattgagagacatgaaaatcttttaaattttatctccTGTTTAAGACATATACTTCAGCTTAATACCCAAATGTGTATTATAAAAATACTCTTGTCTCAGTTCACACCTATTAAATGTTATTACAAGATCAACCCAGAACATTAAAATCATGTATATTCCTATGGCTTATCCATAGTAGCACTAGATGAATACTTTTCAAGGAATTAAGATATATTCTCTTTATAAGCACTGTCTTATAATCTATAATCATTGCATGTATGTTCTTAAACCAGAAAGTACATATTCAAAGTACATGTTACCATTaaagttattatttaaaacaatcaatAATTTTATATACTATACCACAATGAAATcgtgttttcattcttttgttttttagcatTATGTTTTATCCATAATGTAGGTAAGGGAGTAATATTCATAGTATTATCATCATATCTGTTTTTGATCCAGGGATACTGGCAGTCTACACCGAGAGGAAAAGTTGAAAAATACATAGAGCATTGTATATAGAGCAATGTCATTTAGAGGGGATTATTATAGGAACGCATTTTTAATTGGGTCTGGAAGAGGAAGAATAGATTCACCAAGGGAGTGAAGGGGCAGAGTAGAGAGGTGTTTTGCTCAGGTTGGACAATACCTGTGCTCATTGCTATtcatttttaatggttttttttctgttttatttttaagttaaccCTATATTATACAAATTTATGGGTCACAATGCAATGTCAAGATTCACATGCACATCATATAACAATCAAATTATCACATTCATTACCtaaaacatttaacatttctATATGGGGCAATGCTAGATATAATTGCTTATTTTGAGATATGCAGTATAAGACCCCAGTCAACTAAACTTGTACTACAAAATCAAGTTTATTCaagtttttctattaaaaaataagcacaaaataatataaacaacaGTTAATGtgtacaaaatatatttaagtaaatGTTTCAAGCAGGAATCATAAAATTGCCAAAAGTGCAGTGTAAATACTCAACATCAGTATGCCCCAGGAAGTGAAAGTTACAGGCACTTTGCTGTTTATTCACCATATCTCTGACTCCTCTCTTGCACATCTTCACTTATCTGTTCATCTCAGCATCTCTGGTTACAGTTTATGCGTCTAAATCCCATCATCCTCTCTAGGTTTCTCCATTGTTTCTTTCACAGTGTGTAGGTCGGAACTTTACAATGCATATTCAAGAGTCTTTTATTCTGGGGTGCATAGATATAAACAGCTCTTCTTTACTTTCCCTTCCTTTCAAATTTatagtattaaaatattaaaaagaaaacacatatacacacagatatgatgtgataaaacacagagtaatttttaaaactacaaatgATTTGTACATTGCAGTTACTAAAACGTgttataattaacattttattataataaaaagttATCTGAGGCTTATCTTACATCTGATTTGAGCAAACATAATcatctgtttatatatttttattaaaataggtATGCTAtgtgagaattatctatttaattAAATTGCAactctacctctcaagtgtttTTTTGCACTTGATTTTACATCCTTGTTCCTGAGGCTGTAAATCAGGGGGTTAAGCATGGGGATCACAAGAGTATAAAACAATGAGGTCATTTTGTCTTGATCCAGGGAATAAGCAGAACTTGGCCTAAAATACATGAAGAGCATTGTTCCCTGGAAAATTGCAACAGCAGTCAGATGGGAGGTGCAGGTGGAGAAAGCTTTGAACCTCCCCTCAGCAGAATGGATCTTCAAGACTGATGAGATGATGTAACCATAAGAGACAAGGACTCCTGAGATGGTGCTCAGCTCAATAAATCCAAATAGGGTGAATATGACTAGTTCATTGACCTCTGTGTCTGAGCAAGACAGTAATAGTAGAGGAgggacatcacagaagaaatggttGATCTCTTTGGACCCACAGAAACACAAGCGAAATGTCAATGTTGTATGTGTCAAAGCATCTACCATTCCAACCAGATAAACCACAGCCAGGAGCTGATAGCATACCAATCTGGACATGTCTACTGCATATAGCAAGGGGTTACTGATGGCCTTGTACCTATCAAAAGCCATCACTGCCAGCAACACACACTCAGCATCTgtaaaaatgcagaaaatgaagAACTGAAGAGCACAGCCAACAAATGGAATTGTATTGCTCTTGGCCACAAGGCCCACCAGCATTTTGGGGCCAACTGCAGTAGAATAGCAGATGTCAGAGAAAGAGAGGTGGCTGAGGAAAAAGTACATAGGTGTGTGAAGCTGGGGGTCCATTCTGATCAATGCAATCATTCCAAGATTTTCAATGAGAATAATGAGATAAACAATTAGAAAAGCAGTAAATAAAATCACCTTCATTACAGGGTTATTGGTAATTCCCAAGAGAAGGAACTCAGTGGCTGAGCAGTTCCCAACCtccattcttctttgttttgtaaacTGTTTCCAAATATTCAAAAGGATAAGTTAGAGATTGCTTTACATCatacagggtttccctatgtaactctggctgtcctaaaagTTGTTATGTACACCATGCtgcacttgaactcacagagattctgcatcagcttctggagttctgggcttaaagatgtgcaccacaccCACTCAggtcaatatttttttctttgaattcttttgtttattctcAGTAAAAAGCGTAGGCGAATATTTTTAAAGGCACATTACTATAAATGCCTAATGTAAATTTTCCTTAATACATAGTTCATGTAACTGATTTATCTTGGTGATTCTTACCCACTATTAGGCAGTATATTTGAATATGTTAAATATTGACCCTCCATATTCACaatgatataaaaataacaaagacagaTAAGTCAGAAAATTAAAGGGACCAAAattcatttgtttaataaaaaaaacatattcaatgCTTCAAGAAATATACATTAATAAGTGGAAATTATTCTGATGATAATTTAGTATCAAGATTTTACTGAATAATCAATTCTCTTTTGACTACATGTTCTACTAGTTGCTTTTACTGATTTGTTAAGGTGTTTATAATCCC
Coding sequences within it:
- the LOC100760939 gene encoding olfactory receptor 5W2-like, producing MEVGNCSATEFLLLGITNNPVMKVILFTAFLIVYLIILIENLGMIALIRMDPQLHTPMYFFLSHLSFSDICYSTAVGPKMLVGLVAKSNTIPFVGCALQFFIFCIFTDAECVLLAVMAFDRYKAISNPLLYAVDMSRLVCYQLLAVVYLVGMVDALTHTTLTFRLCFCGSKEINHFFCDVPPLLLLSCSDTEVNELVIFTLFGFIELSTISGVLVSYGYIISSVLKIHSAEGRFKAFSTCTSHLTAVAIFQGTMLFMYFRPSSAYSLDQDKMTSLFYTLVIPMLNPLIYSLRNKDVKSSAKKHLRGRVAI